A window of Ignavibacteriales bacterium contains these coding sequences:
- a CDS encoding redoxin domain-containing protein, translated as MKKILSAAAILIFFYSVTLSNAQTSKNFSFKPEKPKAGEKITVTYNPDGSKLANATNVTMLIHAYGKTIYYTDETELKKNGNVWTGEFSSADTCAGVVLRFTDGTEFDNNGSKCFPIRLYGKKGKLAKYASSGLAEGYLIWFSVFNIDKDVETAFKLFQEELAVNPSVKKEIFPMYIYAYGKVDKEKAAEYIKKETANFEKTLTKSEEDLAFLMSLYSNQKMKDKLEKVQAIILEKYPAGVTAEAIKFNEAYGTKDAAKKAELAEKFKTQFPKSRYLTRLFPDPTQALIQAGKYQEAFDALKNNEKAESQDYNSIAWAMFEKDADLKLAKDIAAKGVELSRKEVQSPETKRPPYYTEKEYSKMMKASSYAIVDTYGAILLKLGENAEALNYMKEAYELDGGKDADINERYAKALLLNGKIDEANNNLEKFISSGKGTVGMKEMLKQTYVKSKGSDSGFDNYLSALESSAQKAALDEMRKKMINEPAPKFTLVDLDGKKVSLEELKGKTVIIDFWATWCGPCKASFPGMQKTVEKFANDPNVKFLFINTWEKNVDDKKKNTEDFIKQNKYTFHVLLDNDNKVIESYKVSGIPTKFIIDKDGNIRFKSVGFDGNADELVEELSTMIAILK; from the coding sequence ATGAAAAAGATTCTGTCAGCTGCCGCAATTTTAATCTTCTTCTATAGCGTCACATTATCAAATGCGCAAACCAGCAAAAATTTTTCATTCAAACCTGAAAAACCAAAAGCAGGAGAAAAAATTACAGTTACATATAATCCCGACGGTAGTAAACTTGCAAATGCAACTAACGTTACCATGCTTATTCATGCTTATGGAAAAACAATTTATTATACTGATGAAACCGAACTGAAAAAGAATGGTAATGTTTGGACGGGAGAATTTTCTTCTGCGGATACATGCGCTGGAGTTGTTCTTCGTTTTACAGATGGGACTGAATTTGATAATAACGGATCAAAATGTTTTCCAATTCGTTTATATGGTAAGAAAGGAAAGTTAGCTAAATACGCTTCCTCCGGTTTAGCAGAAGGATATTTAATTTGGTTTAGCGTTTTCAATATTGACAAAGATGTTGAAACAGCATTTAAATTGTTCCAGGAAGAATTAGCTGTTAATCCCTCTGTAAAAAAAGAAATCTTTCCAATGTACATTTATGCTTACGGCAAAGTAGATAAAGAAAAAGCTGCAGAGTATATAAAAAAAGAGACTGCAAATTTTGAAAAGACACTAACTAAAAGCGAAGAAGACCTTGCTTTCTTAATGAGTCTTTACAGCAACCAAAAAATGAAAGACAAGCTTGAAAAAGTCCAAGCAATTATTTTAGAAAAATATCCAGCCGGAGTGACGGCTGAAGCAATAAAGTTTAATGAAGCTTATGGAACTAAAGACGCCGCAAAGAAAGCTGAACTAGCTGAAAAATTTAAAACACAATTTCCAAAATCGAGATATCTCACCCGCCTTTTCCCTGATCCAACACAGGCATTAATACAAGCAGGTAAATATCAAGAAGCTTTCGATGCTTTAAAGAATAACGAAAAAGCTGAAAGCCAAGATTACAACAGCATAGCCTGGGCAATGTTCGAGAAAGATGCTGATTTGAAACTCGCAAAAGATATTGCCGCAAAAGGTGTTGAGTTAAGCAGAAAAGAAGTTCAATCACCTGAAACGAAAAGACCGCCTTACTACACCGAAAAAGAATATTCTAAAATGATGAAAGCTTCTTCATACGCTATCGTTGATACTTATGGTGCCATCCTTCTTAAGCTTGGGGAAAACGCGGAAGCATTAAATTATATGAAAGAGGCTTATGAATTAGATGGAGGAAAAGATGCTGATATAAACGAGCGATATGCAAAAGCATTATTATTAAATGGAAAAATAGATGAAGCTAACAATAATTTAGAGAAATTTATTTCGAGCGGAAAAGGTACTGTCGGCATGAAAGAAATGCTAAAGCAGACTTATGTAAAATCAAAAGGCTCCGATTCCGGTTTTGATAATTATCTCTCTGCTTTAGAATCTAGCGCGCAGAAAGCAGCACTTGATGAAATGAGAAAGAAAATGATTAATGAACCGGCTCCAAAATTTACTTTGGTGGATTTAGATGGTAAAAAAGTTTCTCTTGAGGAGTTAAAAGGAAAAACTGTTATTATAGATTTCTGGGCTACATGGTGCGGACCATGCAAAGCATCTTTCCCCGGAATGCAAAAAACAGTTGAAAAGTTTGCAAACGATCCGAACGTAAAATTCTTATTCATAAATACCTGGGAAAAAAATGTTGACGATAAGAAAAAGAATACCGAAGATTTCATAAAACAAAACAAATATACTTTCCATGTTTTATTGGATAATGACAACAAAGTTATTGAAAGCTATAAAGTGAGTGGAATACCTACAAAGTTTATCATTGATAAAGATGGAAATATTAGATTCAAAAGCGTTGGATTTGACGGCAATGCAGACGAATTAGTTGAAGAACTCTCCACTATGATTGCAATATTGAAATAA
- a CDS encoding pirin family protein: MIEVRKSNERGHTKIDWLDSRHSFSFGEYYDPGNIHFGPLRVMNDDIIKPGEGFPTHPHKEMEIVTIILEGTVAHKDSSGGEGTITVNEIQRMTAGKGILHSEFNASDTEILKLLQIWFIPNKQGLTPSYEQMKFSHEDKKNKLLKVVSGKKEDGIIFINQDAEIFLSDLETGIKLNYDVKDNRGVYIHLVDGTFIVNGNKIEKGDALKITDEKNLELIAEKNAKIVLFDITLEF, from the coding sequence ATGATTGAAGTAAGAAAAAGTAATGAACGCGGTCATACAAAAATAGATTGGCTGGATAGCCGCCACAGTTTTTCCTTTGGAGAATATTATGATCCGGGGAATATTCACTTTGGCCCGCTGCGTGTTATGAATGATGATATCATTAAACCGGGTGAAGGATTCCCGACCCACCCTCATAAAGAAATGGAGATTGTAACTATCATTCTCGAAGGAACAGTTGCACACAAAGACAGTTCCGGCGGGGAGGGAACAATCACAGTAAATGAAATTCAAAGAATGACTGCCGGAAAAGGGATTTTGCATTCCGAGTTTAATGCCTCGGATACGGAAATTTTAAAACTCTTGCAGATATGGTTTATTCCCAATAAACAAGGATTAACACCCTCTTATGAGCAAATGAAATTCTCGCACGAAGATAAGAAGAACAAGTTGCTAAAAGTTGTTAGCGGGAAAAAAGAAGATGGAATAATTTTTATCAACCAAGATGCAGAAATATTTCTCTCGGATCTTGAGACAGGAATAAAACTCAATTATGATGTAAAAGATAACCGCGGTGTTTATATTCATTTGGTTGATGGAACTTTTATTGTTAACGGCAATAAAATTGAAAAAGGAGACGCTCTTAAAATTACTGACGAAAAGAACCTTGAATTAATAGCAGAAAAAAACGCAAAAATTGTTTTGTTCGATATAACTCTAGAATTTTAA
- a CDS encoding MarR family transcriptional regulator, with product MKTAKKYGKKTDLALATWVKLARAFSSFNKRSIESIRTFGLTQPQFAVIEIIGHLGPLKVGEICNKMLVSGGNMTLVLDNIEKLGFIERVHSLEDRRAILIQLTQKGKDLFDEVFNSHADHVAKLMSVLSVEEQKTLGELLKKLGLMVSKLK from the coding sequence ATGAAGACAGCAAAGAAATACGGGAAAAAAACAGATCTTGCACTTGCAACATGGGTTAAACTTGCCCGTGCATTTTCTTCATTCAACAAAAGATCAATAGAGAGCATTCGGACATTCGGTTTAACGCAACCGCAATTTGCTGTTATAGAAATTATCGGGCATTTAGGACCATTGAAGGTTGGTGAAATTTGCAATAAAATGTTGGTAAGCGGCGGCAATATGACTTTAGTATTAGATAATATTGAAAAATTGGGTTTCATTGAAAGAGTACACAGTTTAGAAGATAGAAGAGCAATATTAATTCAGTTAACACAAAAGGGAAAAGATTTGTTCGATGAAGTTTTTAATAGTCACGCAGACCATGTTGCAAAATTAATGTCTGTCCTTTCAGTCGAAGAACAAAAAACACTGGGAGAACTTTTGAAAAAATTAGGCTTGATGGTTAGTAAACTTAAATAA
- a CDS encoding DUF2203 domain-containing protein: protein MSQTEIKYFTRYEAKRTLPLVKQIVRDILINANQIKDLAESWGGKIEDSQEIQQLISDIDSFMKELNDIGCTYKDWNFQIGLVDFPAIIDNEEVLLCWRSDEDDIRFYHGVEEGFAGRKPIPEEYLQRN, encoded by the coding sequence ATGTCACAAACAGAAATAAAATATTTTACTCGGTACGAAGCAAAGCGGACGTTGCCGCTCGTAAAACAGATCGTTCGTGATATTTTGATCAATGCAAATCAAATAAAGGATTTAGCGGAATCATGGGGAGGGAAAATAGAAGACAGTCAAGAAATTCAGCAGCTCATTTCTGATATAGATTCTTTTATGAAAGAACTTAATGATATCGGTTGTACTTATAAAGACTGGAATTTTCAAATTGGCTTAGTTGATTTCCCGGCAATTATTGATAACGAAGAAGTTTTACTCTGCTGGCGAAGTGATGAAGATGATATTCGGTTTTATCATGGTGTTGAAGAAGGATTTGCTGGAAGAAAACCGATACCGGAAGAATATTTACAAAGAAACTAA
- a CDS encoding OsmC family protein — MATKKAFVKHIKGVTFLGKSDSNHWITMDGPKEFDGSNAGTRPKELLLIALGGCTGSDVATILQKKKIKLDGFEMNISADVQETHPQIFTKIHLEYVFYGKGIPKEAVERAIKLSQDTYCSVTAMLQKAVEINHSYKIIES, encoded by the coding sequence ATGGCGACAAAGAAAGCATTTGTAAAACACATTAAAGGGGTTACTTTTTTAGGGAAATCAGATTCAAACCACTGGATAACGATGGATGGACCGAAAGAGTTTGACGGAAGCAATGCCGGAACCCGGCCGAAAGAATTATTACTTATTGCACTTGGCGGATGTACGGGAAGTGATGTCGCGACAATTCTTCAAAAGAAAAAAATTAAACTAGATGGATTTGAAATGAATATCTCTGCTGATGTCCAAGAAACACATCCGCAAATTTTCACCAAGATTCATCTTGAATATGTCTTTTATGGAAAAGGAATTCCCAAAGAAGCTGTAGAGAGAGCAATTAAACTTTCGCAGGACACTTATTGCAGTGTTACGGCAATGCTGCAAAAGGCGGTTGAGATAAATCATTCTTATAAAATTATTGAGAGCTGA
- a CDS encoding nucleoside deaminase gives MIDHFLQAAIDEAKKGLSEGGIPIGSVLVIDNKIVGRGHNRRVQNGSAILHAEMDCFENAGRLTAKDYQRATLYSTLSPCDMCSGTALLYKIPKIIIGEDKTFQGPEEYVRSRGVELIILNDSTCIKLMEDFILSNPKLWNEDIGE, from the coding sequence ATGATTGATCATTTTCTACAAGCAGCAATTGATGAAGCCAAAAAAGGATTAAGCGAAGGCGGAATTCCGATAGGCTCAGTGTTAGTAATTGATAATAAAATTGTTGGACGCGGACACAACAGACGCGTTCAAAATGGCAGCGCTATTCTTCACGCAGAGATGGATTGTTTTGAAAATGCCGGAAGATTAACTGCAAAAGATTATCAAAGGGCAACTTTATATTCTACACTTTCACCTTGCGATATGTGCAGCGGTACGGCTTTGCTTTATAAAATTCCCAAGATTATAATTGGCGAGGACAAAACATTCCAAGGACCCGAAGAATATGTTAGATCACGCGGAGTTGAGTTAATAATATTAAATGATTCAACATGTATAAAGTTAATGGAAGATTTTATTTTGAGTAATCCAAAATTATGGAATGAAGATATCGGGGAATAA
- a CDS encoding NCS2 family permease: MLTKFFRLKELNTTIKQEIIAGATTFVTMAYIIIVNPKILEAAGMPFGASMVATIMSAFFGTLIMGVYAKRPFAIAPYMGENAFIAYTVVNVLHYSWQTALGAIFIGGILFTLLTVFKIRSWLAYAIPESLKIAFAAGIGLFLTFIGLNETGIVKIGVLGAPVHVGNFHEPSVLLGIFAFLFIGVMMIKKINGSILIGILTTTILGFIFGITKLPEKIMSLPPDIRPVLLQLDITGALSWGFFSVILVVFIMDFVDTMGTLLGLGYKAKMLDKNGNLPEIEKPMLCDALATVFGALFGTTTSGAYIESATGIEAGGKSGLTAVVTAILFLFALFFAPLFAVIPPYAYGSALIIVGLLMISPVSHLKFDDLAETIPAFVTMTLMSFTYNLGIGMTAGFVVYPLTMLIAGRIKTVTVGMWVLFGFSVLFYVFYPF; the protein is encoded by the coding sequence ATGCTTACAAAATTTTTCCGCCTAAAAGAACTTAACACAACCATCAAACAAGAAATTATTGCCGGGGCTACAACATTTGTAACGATGGCTTACATCATTATTGTTAACCCCAAGATTCTTGAAGCTGCAGGAATGCCGTTCGGCGCATCAATGGTTGCAACTATCATGAGTGCTTTTTTCGGAACACTTATAATGGGAGTTTATGCAAAGCGGCCTTTTGCAATTGCGCCTTATATGGGAGAGAATGCATTTATTGCCTACACTGTTGTAAATGTTTTACATTATAGCTGGCAGACTGCGCTCGGTGCAATTTTTATCGGCGGAATATTATTTACACTTCTTACTGTTTTTAAAATTAGAAGTTGGCTTGCTTATGCAATTCCGGAAAGCTTAAAGATAGCTTTCGCAGCGGGAATCGGATTGTTTTTAACTTTCATAGGTTTGAATGAAACCGGAATTGTAAAAATTGGCGTTCTCGGTGCGCCAGTCCACGTCGGAAATTTTCACGAGCCCTCTGTTCTTCTTGGGATATTTGCTTTTCTTTTCATCGGTGTGATGATGATTAAAAAAATAAATGGCTCAATATTGATTGGTATTTTAACAACTACAATTCTCGGTTTTATATTTGGCATTACAAAACTTCCAGAAAAAATCATGAGCCTTCCGCCGGATATACGCCCCGTTCTTTTACAGCTTGATATAACTGGAGCGTTAAGCTGGGGTTTCTTTTCTGTTATTCTTGTCGTCTTCATTATGGATTTTGTTGATACAATGGGAACGTTACTCGGACTTGGTTACAAAGCAAAAATGTTAGACAAGAATGGTAATCTTCCTGAAATTGAAAAACCGATGTTGTGCGATGCACTTGCTACAGTGTTTGGTGCGTTATTCGGTACAACAACAAGCGGAGCTTATATTGAATCGGCAACCGGAATTGAAGCGGGCGGGAAATCCGGACTGACTGCAGTAGTAACTGCAATTTTATTTTTGTTTGCTCTTTTCTTCGCGCCGCTGTTTGCGGTAATTCCACCTTATGCTTACGGATCAGCATTAATTATTGTCGGCTTGCTTATGATCTCTCCGGTCTCACATTTAAAGTTTGATGATCTTGCAGAAACAATTCCGGCTTTTGTTACAATGACATTAATGAGCTTTACTTATAATCTCGGAATCGGGATGACTGCAGGATTTGTTGTTTATCCGTTAACAATGTTAATTGCCGGGAGAATCAAAACCGTAACAGTTGGAATGTGGGTGTTGTTTGGATTCTCGGTTTTGTTTTATGTTTTTTATCCATTTTAA
- a CDS encoding PspC domain-containing protein, producing MDNATVPSSPIKKFSRSKNNVVITGVCAGIAEYMKTEPANIRVIALLTLLFGGWSIVAYLITASLIPVDKNSLPLSQPEIISIRKENFKTVVGGLLILFGFYFAFRIIGIASSSRIFILPDDFIFSLAAFAIGIYFLIIKPSNTEIILSVLPEKLFRSIADRKVTGVCGGLAKYIGIDATILRIIFILATLLTLGIFALLYLILVVFIPYEEGQKFE from the coding sequence ATGGATAACGCTACTGTTCCGTCCTCTCCCATTAAAAAGTTTTCCCGTTCAAAAAATAATGTGGTTATAACTGGAGTTTGTGCCGGAATTGCTGAGTATATGAAAACGGAACCGGCAAACATCCGGGTTATTGCACTCTTAACGCTCCTATTCGGCGGATGGAGTATCGTTGCATATTTAATAACTGCATCACTAATTCCGGTTGATAAAAATTCTTTGCCTCTTTCTCAACCAGAGATTATATCTATAAGAAAAGAAAATTTCAAAACTGTTGTCGGCGGATTATTAATACTTTTCGGATTTTATTTTGCTTTTAGAATAATTGGAATTGCCAGTAGTTCTAGAATTTTTATTCTTCCAGATGATTTTATCTTTTCTTTAGCAGCTTTTGCAATTGGAATTTATTTTTTAATAATTAAACCTTCAAATACCGAAATAATTTTATCAGTACTACCGGAAAAATTATTTAGATCAATAGCAGATAGAAAAGTAACCGGAGTATGCGGCGGTCTTGCAAAGTATATTGGGATTGATGCAACCATACTTCGCATAATTTTTATCCTTGCTACATTATTAACATTAGGAATATTTGCTTTGCTCTATCTTATTCTTGTTGTTTTTATTCCTTACGAAGAAGGACAAAAATTTGAATAA
- a CDS encoding anti-sigma factor yields the protein MADKALSEMIAAFAAGCMDKQNYMQFKDYMDESGYLPKGELGELQNIISMIPVILDLERPDPSIKDLVAKKLIGMKEEIKTKIIEEKKKTTAAATKLSKSSVGSPKNKSISFIDRKASTTTSAFQFGDDDAQIPITPRKTKTPIPEPKTPTMGSKKIESPDKTTTPKSLIAPPQLIAQATTEQQRPTSPEKASSGIMGLSALLLSIVLFSILGYFTFTSIKTLNGTVDDLTAQVNSLKNQLGAANNFISNYTFLIEFFNYKDIIVTGLSSSDAAEKGSAQLLLSFNQKEGLIQFKNVKPLQPNQGYQVWVQSKGQSYSLGVYQPSGSEYLKINSFPFLPKENIESYFVTIESNEGSPTPSTIIYLSSSTAGKILKGRAN from the coding sequence ATGGCAGACAAAGCATTGAGCGAAATGATTGCTGCATTTGCCGCCGGCTGCATGGATAAACAAAATTACATGCAGTTCAAAGATTATATGGATGAAAGCGGATACTTACCGAAAGGAGAATTGGGAGAATTACAAAATATTATTTCAATGATTCCGGTTATTCTTGATTTAGAAAGACCCGATCCGTCAATCAAAGATTTAGTTGCAAAAAAATTGATCGGAATGAAAGAAGAGATCAAAACAAAAATTATTGAAGAGAAGAAAAAAACAACTGCAGCAGCAACAAAATTAAGTAAATCCTCAGTCGGTTCGCCGAAGAATAAATCTATAAGTTTTATAGATAGAAAAGCATCAACAACAACATCGGCTTTTCAATTTGGAGATGATGACGCTCAGATTCCTATTACCCCCAGAAAAACTAAAACACCAATACCCGAACCGAAAACCCCAACCATGGGATCTAAAAAAATAGAATCCCCTGATAAAACAACAACGCCGAAATCTTTAATAGCGCCACCTCAATTAATTGCGCAGGCCACGACTGAACAACAAAGACCAACTTCTCCGGAAAAAGCTTCATCAGGAATTATGGGATTGTCAGCGTTATTGTTATCTATAGTTCTTTTTTCTATTCTAGGGTATTTTACGTTTACATCAATCAAAACCCTCAATGGAACTGTTGATGATTTAACAGCTCAGGTTAACTCACTAAAAAATCAACTTGGTGCAGCAAATAATTTTATAAGCAATTACACATTTTTAATTGAATTTTTTAATTACAAAGATATTATTGTAACCGGATTATCAAGCTCAGACGCAGCAGAAAAAGGTTCTGCACAGCTTTTACTTTCTTTCAATCAAAAAGAAGGATTGATACAATTCAAGAATGTAAAACCGCTGCAGCCGAATCAAGGTTATCAGGTATGGGTTCAGAGTAAAGGTCAATCTTATTCACTTGGTGTGTACCAACCGAGCGGAAGCGAGTATTTGAAAATAAATTCTTTTCCGTTTCTCCCGAAAGAGAATATAGAATCATACTTTGTTACAATTGAATCTAACGAAGGATCACCCACACCTTCAACGATAATTTATTTATCGAGTTCTACGGCTGGTAAAATTCTGAAAGGCAGAGCTAATTAG
- a CDS encoding sigma-70 family RNA polymerase sigma factor, protein MSKFKELSDLELMREIAQFESRALEELYERYSSLLYTVIKKISPDQATAEQILIEVFVIIWRKIGKFDLNNGNIFSWLVTLARNKAVDSLRRARAAGATVQFYDDDYEDYFILPSFPNDMDSLDFNTAFTIKPKIEQALSKLTDTQKYVLHLAYYEGYAIDEISDKLNVPVETVRGKIMTALSSLRDNLVGE, encoded by the coding sequence GTGAGTAAATTTAAAGAGTTATCGGATTTAGAATTAATGCGGGAGATCGCCCAGTTTGAATCACGTGCGCTGGAAGAACTTTACGAAAGGTACTCATCACTATTATATACAGTTATTAAGAAAATTTCCCCCGATCAAGCCACTGCTGAACAAATACTCATTGAAGTTTTTGTAATCATCTGGCGTAAAATCGGCAAGTTCGATTTAAATAACGGAAATATTTTTAGCTGGCTTGTAACACTTGCCCGGAATAAAGCAGTTGATAGTTTAAGAAGAGCGCGCGCTGCGGGAGCGACAGTTCAATTTTATGATGATGATTATGAGGATTATTTTATTCTTCCCTCTTTTCCAAATGATATGGATAGTTTGGATTTTAACACAGCCTTCACAATTAAACCGAAGATCGAACAAGCATTATCAAAATTAACCGATACGCAGAAATATGTTTTACATTTAGCATATTATGAAGGATATGCGATAGATGAGATTTCCGATAAGCTTAATGTTCCTGTAGAAACAGTACGCGGAAAAATTATGACTGCTTTATCAAGTCTAAGAGATAATCTGGTGGGTGAGTGA